In one window of Streptomyces sp. FXJ1.172 DNA:
- a CDS encoding carbohydrate ABC transporter permease, which yields MTTTAFKEPVREAAPGTAKRAPRRTGRIRRAGLPYLLLLPALVLELLVHLVPMVIGIVMSFKELTQFYIRDWGTAPWSGLGNYRVSVDFNAPVGKALLHSFSVTVAFTLLSVALCWLTGTAAAVFMQDGFRGRGLLRALFLVPYALPVYAAVITWVFMFQHDNGLVNHVLHDQLHLTGKPSFWLIGDNSFYALLTVSVWKGWPFAFLIVTAGLQNIPRELYEAAALDGAGTWQQIRRITLPSLRPVNQVLVLVLFLWTFNDFNTPYVLFGKSAPNAADLISVHIYQASFVTWNFGTGSAMSVLLLLFLLLVTAGYLLLTSRGRRASDG from the coding sequence ATGACGACCACCGCCTTCAAGGAGCCGGTGCGCGAGGCTGCCCCCGGTACGGCGAAGCGTGCACCCCGCCGCACCGGGCGGATCCGCCGCGCCGGTCTGCCCTACCTGCTCCTCCTGCCCGCTCTCGTGCTCGAACTCCTCGTCCACCTGGTGCCGATGGTCATCGGCATCGTGATGAGCTTCAAGGAACTCACCCAGTTCTACATCCGCGACTGGGGCACCGCCCCCTGGTCCGGTCTCGGCAACTACAGGGTGTCGGTGGACTTCAACGCGCCCGTCGGCAAGGCGCTGCTGCACTCCTTCTCCGTCACCGTCGCCTTCACCCTGCTCTCGGTCGCCCTGTGCTGGCTGACCGGCACCGCCGCCGCCGTCTTCATGCAGGACGGCTTCCGCGGCCGGGGCCTGCTGCGCGCCCTGTTCCTGGTGCCGTACGCGCTGCCCGTCTACGCGGCCGTCATCACCTGGGTGTTCATGTTCCAGCACGACAACGGCCTGGTGAACCACGTCCTGCACGACCAGCTGCACCTCACCGGCAAGCCCTCCTTCTGGCTGATCGGCGACAACAGCTTCTACGCGCTGCTGACGGTGTCGGTGTGGAAGGGCTGGCCGTTCGCCTTCCTCATCGTGACGGCCGGCCTGCAGAACATCCCGAGGGAGCTGTACGAGGCCGCCGCGCTGGACGGCGCCGGGACGTGGCAGCAGATCCGCCGCATCACGCTGCCCTCGCTGCGCCCGGTCAACCAGGTGCTGGTCCTGGTGCTGTTCCTGTGGACGTTCAACGACTTCAACACGCCGTACGTGCTGTTCGGCAAGTCCGCCCCAAACGCCGCGGACCTCATCTCGGTCCACATCTACCAGGCCTCGTTCGTCACCTGGAACTTCGGCACCGGCTCGGCGATGTCCGTCCTGCTGCTCCTCTTCCTGCTCCTCGTCACCGCCGGCTATCTGCTCCTG
- a CDS encoding ABC transporter substrate-binding protein, giving the protein MRRIRAAATGAVTLSLALAATACGGGSATGGGSNDSPRTLTYWASNQGASIAVDQQVLGPELDKFQKRTGIKVKLEVVPWSDLLNRILTATTSGQGPDVLNIGNTWSASLQATGALLPWDAKNFAAIGGKDRFVGSALGSTGAQGKDPAAVPLYSMAYALYYNKKIFADAGISQPPATWDELVADGKKIKAGGKSVLGAEGGNLAENIHHVFVFAKQHGADFFTADGKPGFTAPKVVDAVKSYVDLMAKDKVIPTGDAEYAQNQSVSDFAKGKQAMLLWQSASANLKSQGMSEDAYGIAPVPVISGTPGTGTQVDSMVAGINLAVFKNTHNLDGATTFVKFMTSDEEQKILNKAYSTIPPVKSAQTDPAFGTPADAVLKNTLATSAAALPQVASESQFETAVGTAVKDLFADAAAGHAVTTDSVKAALEKAQQQMPAA; this is encoded by the coding sequence ATGCGCAGAATCCGAGCCGCGGCCACCGGCGCCGTCACTCTGTCTCTCGCCCTCGCGGCCACGGCCTGCGGCGGCGGTTCCGCGACCGGGGGCGGGTCGAACGACTCACCCAGGACGCTGACGTACTGGGCCTCCAACCAGGGCGCCAGCATCGCCGTCGACCAGCAGGTGCTGGGGCCCGAACTCGACAAGTTCCAGAAGCGGACCGGCATCAAGGTGAAGCTGGAGGTCGTGCCCTGGTCCGACCTGCTCAACCGGATCCTCACCGCCACCACCTCGGGCCAGGGCCCGGACGTGCTCAACATCGGCAACACCTGGAGCGCCTCGCTGCAGGCGACCGGCGCGCTCCTGCCGTGGGACGCGAAGAACTTCGCCGCGATCGGCGGCAAGGACCGGTTCGTCGGCTCCGCGCTCGGCTCGACCGGCGCCCAGGGCAAGGACCCGGCGGCGGTCCCGCTGTACTCGATGGCGTACGCCCTCTACTACAACAAGAAGATCTTCGCCGACGCCGGCATCTCCCAGCCCCCGGCCACCTGGGACGAGTTGGTCGCCGACGGCAAGAAGATCAAGGCCGGCGGCAAGTCCGTCCTCGGCGCCGAGGGCGGGAACCTGGCGGAGAACATCCACCACGTGTTCGTCTTCGCCAAGCAGCACGGCGCCGACTTCTTCACCGCCGACGGCAAGCCCGGCTTCACGGCCCCCAAGGTGGTCGACGCGGTCAAGAGTTACGTCGATCTGATGGCCAAGGACAAGGTCATCCCGACGGGTGACGCCGAGTACGCGCAGAACCAGTCCGTCAGCGACTTCGCCAAGGGCAAGCAGGCGATGCTGCTGTGGCAGTCGGCCTCCGCGAACCTCAAGTCCCAAGGCATGAGCGAGGACGCCTACGGCATCGCGCCCGTACCCGTGATCTCCGGCACCCCCGGCACCGGCACCCAGGTCGACTCGATGGTCGCCGGCATCAACCTGGCCGTCTTCAAGAACACCCACAACCTCGACGGCGCCACGACGTTCGTGAAGTTCATGACGTCCGACGAGGAGCAGAAGATCCTCAACAAGGCCTACAGCACCATCCCGCCGGTCAAGTCCGCCCAGACGGACCCGGCGTTCGGCACCCCGGCCGACGCGGTGCTGAAGAACACCCTCGCCACGTCCGCGGCCGCGCTGCCGCAGGTCGCCTCCGAGTCGCAGTTCGAGACGGCGGTCGGTACGGCCGTCAAGGACCTGTTCGCGGACGCCGCCGCCGGACACGCGGTGACCACCGACTCGGTCAAGGCGGCGCTGGAGAAGGCCCAGCAGCAGATGCCGGCGGCGTGA
- a CDS encoding heavy metal-binding domain-containing protein, whose product MTVFNPAGGTPDGMSAQGVPADAMRRLAELQPGRPGSIFTSDLSVNEFLLVREAGFRPLGLVLGSSIYHVGIQLGRWGKNQELTTLSQAMYHARELAMTRMEAEAAQLGADGIVGVRLSVEAREFGTDIAEFIAIGTAVKADHPAPGPGGGSWRNLKGQPFTSDLNGQDFWTLIRAGYAPLGMVMGTCVYHVAHQKMGQMFSNIGKNVEIEQFTQALYDARELAMARMQHEAEELRAEGVVGVQLDAHNHRWGGHTTEFFAIGTAVRPLREDHVIERPTMVLGLDG is encoded by the coding sequence ATGACCGTCTTCAACCCCGCCGGCGGCACTCCTGACGGCATGTCCGCCCAGGGTGTGCCGGCCGACGCGATGCGGCGGCTGGCCGAGCTGCAGCCGGGCAGGCCGGGTTCCATCTTCACCAGCGACCTGTCGGTCAACGAGTTCCTGCTGGTGCGCGAGGCGGGATTCAGGCCCCTCGGCCTCGTCCTCGGCAGCTCGATCTACCACGTGGGCATCCAGCTGGGCCGCTGGGGCAAGAACCAGGAGCTGACCACGCTCAGCCAGGCGATGTACCACGCCCGCGAACTGGCGATGACCCGCATGGAGGCGGAGGCGGCCCAGCTGGGCGCGGACGGCATCGTCGGTGTGCGGCTCAGCGTCGAGGCCCGTGAATTCGGCACCGACATCGCGGAGTTCATCGCCATCGGCACCGCCGTCAAGGCCGACCACCCGGCGCCGGGCCCGGGCGGCGGCAGCTGGCGCAACCTGAAGGGCCAGCCGTTCACCTCGGACCTGAACGGCCAGGACTTCTGGACGCTCATCCGTGCCGGCTACGCCCCCCTGGGCATGGTGATGGGCACCTGCGTCTATCACGTCGCGCACCAGAAGATGGGGCAGATGTTCTCCAACATCGGCAAGAACGTGGAGATCGAGCAGTTCACGCAGGCGCTGTACGACGCGCGGGAGCTGGCGATGGCGCGGATGCAGCACGAGGCGGAGGAACTGCGGGCGGAGGGCGTCGTCGGCGTGCAGCTCGATGCGCACAACCACCGCTGGGGCGGTCACACCACCGAGTTCTTCGCGATCGGCACGGCGGTGCGGCCGCTGCGCGAGGACCACGTCATCGAGCGCCCGACGATGGTGCTCGGCCTGGACGGCTGA
- a CDS encoding heavy metal-binding domain-containing protein, whose product MSGDWTGAGLPPAAAARIAEARSSGTWSSALTTGEFAALRAVGFEPVGQVMGSAVHHVARSGRYWGYHDCLYGGMQYTFSSTPAPVALSGGGAPSAALVEVLDRARRSALERMTAQCSALGGDGVVAAQLTVAPFPAQPHCLEFKVIGTAVRAAGPVRAPQPFTCHLDGQGFAKLVTAGWVPVELLYGMSIGVRHDDYTTRAQTRSWSNTEVSGWSELVQAVRHDARAHLRAQSGRRGGDGVILSAGRLRIWGESCMRRSNNDQKDHVAEATLVGTTVARFATREQPPRTLTVMPLDPERRRRTMRRTATDIR is encoded by the coding sequence ATGAGCGGGGATTGGACGGGGGCCGGGCTGCCCCCGGCGGCAGCCGCGCGCATCGCGGAGGCACGGAGCAGCGGGACGTGGTCCTCGGCGCTGACCACCGGTGAGTTCGCCGCACTGCGCGCCGTGGGGTTCGAGCCGGTGGGCCAGGTCATGGGCTCGGCCGTCCACCACGTGGCCCGCAGCGGCCGGTACTGGGGCTATCACGACTGCCTTTACGGTGGCATGCAGTACACCTTCAGCAGCACACCGGCGCCCGTCGCCCTGTCCGGGGGCGGCGCCCCGTCCGCCGCCCTCGTCGAGGTGCTCGACCGGGCGCGCCGCTCGGCCCTCGAGCGGATGACCGCGCAGTGCTCGGCCCTCGGCGGCGACGGTGTCGTCGCGGCACAGCTGACGGTGGCGCCCTTCCCGGCGCAGCCCCACTGCCTGGAGTTCAAGGTGATCGGAACCGCGGTGCGCGCGGCCGGACCGGTGCGGGCACCGCAGCCGTTCACCTGTCACCTCGACGGCCAGGGGTTCGCGAAGCTGGTGACCGCCGGATGGGTCCCCGTCGAGCTGCTGTACGGGATGTCCATCGGCGTACGCCACGACGACTACACCACCCGCGCACAGACCCGCTCGTGGAGCAACACCGAGGTCAGCGGCTGGAGCGAGCTGGTCCAGGCGGTGCGCCACGACGCCCGTGCGCACCTGCGGGCGCAGAGCGGGCGGCGGGGCGGCGACGGCGTGATCCTCTCCGCGGGCCGCCTGCGCATCTGGGGCGAGTCGTGCATGCGCCGCAGCAACAACGACCAGAAGGACCACGTGGCCGAGGCGACGCTCGTGGGCACCACCGTCGCCCGCTTCGCCACACGCGAGCAGCCGCCCCGCACGCTCACCGTGATGCCGCTCGACCCGGAACGACGCCGGCGCACCATGCGCCGCACCGCCACCGACATACGATGA
- a CDS encoding ABC1 kinase family protein: MTGTRRTPEPEDREPGELPGQGPVADDEAEPFVPQIQEGAARAARAVPRSSLVRGARLASLPLGFAGRSALRFGRRLLGQPVDLIASELQRRTSLQLFRVLGELKGGAMKFGQMLSVFEAALPPEAIGPYRAALTLLQESAPAMPAEQVHAVLEEELGPRWRERFTVFADRPAAAASIGQVHQAVWEDGRPVAVKIQYPGAREALLGDYARLGRLIRLFSAVAPGLDVEPMLRELRERVAEELDYRLEAAAQQTFADAYRGDKEILVPDVVAFTGRVLVTQWLEGSPLAAVIRDGSQAERDDAGFKYARFLFSGPERAGLLHADPHPGNFRLLDDGRLGVIDFGAVKNLPDGFPSALGTLIRLAQGGEWTAAHELLVQEGFLTPGAPLDQAALVSFLLPVATPSAGETYRFTREWLREEVARAVDLREGSVLRRFNVPPSYVLINRVVGAATAVLCQLECEIAFRAEAARWLPGFAGGAGDVAAAEEEEGN, encoded by the coding sequence ATGACCGGAACGCGACGGACGCCGGAGCCGGAGGACCGGGAGCCCGGGGAACTCCCCGGGCAGGGGCCGGTGGCCGACGACGAGGCGGAGCCGTTCGTGCCGCAGATCCAGGAGGGGGCCGCCCGGGCCGCCCGGGCCGTGCCGCGCTCCTCGCTCGTGCGGGGCGCGCGGCTGGCCTCGCTGCCGCTGGGCTTCGCCGGCCGTTCCGCACTGCGGTTCGGGCGCCGGCTGCTGGGCCAGCCCGTCGACCTGATCGCCAGCGAGCTGCAGCGCCGTACGAGCCTCCAGCTCTTCCGGGTGCTCGGCGAACTCAAGGGCGGCGCCATGAAGTTCGGGCAGATGCTGTCCGTCTTCGAGGCGGCGCTGCCCCCGGAGGCCATCGGCCCCTACCGGGCCGCCCTGACCCTCCTGCAGGAGAGCGCGCCCGCCATGCCCGCGGAGCAGGTGCACGCCGTGCTGGAGGAGGAACTGGGCCCGCGGTGGCGCGAGCGGTTCACCGTGTTCGCCGACCGGCCCGCCGCGGCCGCCTCCATCGGCCAGGTGCACCAGGCCGTGTGGGAGGACGGCCGTCCCGTGGCCGTGAAGATCCAGTACCCCGGTGCCAGAGAGGCGCTGCTCGGCGACTACGCCCGGCTCGGCCGCCTGATCCGGCTGTTCTCCGCGGTCGCCCCGGGTCTCGACGTGGAACCCATGCTGCGTGAACTGCGCGAGCGGGTCGCCGAGGAACTCGACTACCGCCTGGAAGCCGCAGCCCAGCAGACGTTCGCCGACGCCTACCGCGGCGACAAGGAGATCCTCGTACCCGATGTCGTGGCGTTCACCGGGCGGGTCCTCGTCACCCAGTGGCTGGAGGGCTCCCCGCTGGCCGCCGTCATCCGGGACGGCTCGCAGGCCGAACGCGACGACGCCGGGTTCAAGTACGCGCGCTTCTTGTTCTCGGGGCCCGAACGGGCCGGACTGCTGCACGCCGATCCCCATCCGGGCAACTTCCGGCTCCTGGACGACGGCCGGCTCGGCGTCATCGACTTCGGCGCCGTCAAGAATCTGCCGGACGGCTTCCCCTCGGCGCTCGGCACCCTGATCCGGCTGGCCCAGGGCGGCGAGTGGACGGCCGCGCACGAACTCCTCGTCCAGGAAGGGTTCCTGACCCCGGGGGCACCTCTCGATCAGGCCGCGCTCGTCTCCTTCCTGCTGCCCGTCGCCACTCCGTCGGCCGGCGAAACGTACCGCTTCACACGCGAGTGGCTGCGCGAGGAGGTGGCGCGCGCGGTCGATCTGCGCGAGGGCAGTGTGCTGCGCCGCTTCAACGTGCCGCCGTCGTACGTCCTCATCAACCGGGTGGTCGGTGCCGCCACGGCGGTGCTCTGCCAGCTCGAGTGCGAGATCGCCTTCCGCGCCGAGGCGGCCCGCTGGCTGCCCGGGTTCGCGGGCGGTGCGGGCGACGTCGCCGCCGCGGAAGAGGAAGAGGGGAACTGA
- a CDS encoding anthranilate synthase component I: MQKDQMMTATTHRWTTPIGLEVTRLTEPLDARRAEAELVALEDALDTRRGLVLSGRCDQPGRYRPHDLGHVDPPVEVSADLLGVRLRALNERGHVLLPALAAALTPGGAHWDPAAGVITAGFGGTELGHGPVAEEERTRLPSAFSVLRTLVAALAAPQDDMWGLYGAFGYDLVLGFDPVPLHQERDPHDRTMVLHLPDRILQIDRRTGTAALHSYEFSYAGRGTAGLDRATPPTPGAAPAEPGTRRDHAPGAYAQLVRRAKERFHRGDLFEVVPGQSFHRRAGAPPAEVFRRLRTRNPAPYGLLMNLADGEHLVGASPEMFVRVDPRARTVESCPISGTIARGRDPLEDAEQIRTLLGSAKEESELTMCTDVDRNDKARVCVPGSVEVLARRQIEPYSRLIHTVDHVRGRLRPDRDALDAFLTHMWAVTVTGAPKRAAVAFIEEHERSPRRWYGGAVGRIGFDGALETALTLRTIQIRGGVATVRAGATLLFDSDPQAEEDETVLKAAALLDAVENAGDPGKADGGEHAQDGPGGGAARPVTPGRWAGDAPGTGRPPRVLLVDHQDSFVHMLADYVRQTGAEVVTYRAGFPLELLDAEKPDLLLLAPGPGRPADFGMSGVLDAALLRGIPVFGVCLGLQGIVEYFGGTLGTLPQPLHGKPSPVEVVAGGGTLFRNLPARFSAGRYHSLYADPRTLPAQLRVTARTADGTVMGVEHRTLPIAAIQFHPESIMTMAEGTGHILVANAVAGLGRRAPAAAATVTATATAGSVR; the protein is encoded by the coding sequence ATGCAGAAGGACCAGATGATGACGGCAACGACACACCGGTGGACGACCCCGATCGGCCTGGAGGTGACCCGCCTCACCGAGCCGCTGGACGCGCGGCGGGCCGAGGCCGAACTGGTCGCCCTGGAAGACGCCCTGGACACCCGGCGCGGGCTCGTGCTGTCGGGCCGCTGCGACCAGCCCGGCCGCTACCGGCCGCACGACCTCGGCCACGTGGACCCGCCCGTCGAGGTGAGTGCCGACCTGCTCGGGGTGCGGCTGCGCGCCCTGAACGAACGCGGTCACGTCCTGCTGCCCGCGCTCGCCGCGGCCCTCACCCCCGGCGGGGCGCACTGGGACCCGGCCGCGGGCGTCATCACCGCAGGCTTCGGCGGCACGGAACTGGGCCACGGTCCCGTCGCCGAGGAGGAGCGCACCCGCCTGCCCTCCGCCTTCTCGGTGCTGCGCACCCTCGTCGCCGCCCTGGCCGCACCGCAGGACGACATGTGGGGCCTGTACGGCGCGTTCGGCTACGACCTCGTCCTCGGCTTCGACCCCGTACCGCTGCACCAGGAACGCGACCCGCACGACCGCACCATGGTGCTGCACCTGCCCGACCGCATCCTGCAGATCGACCGGCGCACCGGCACCGCCGCCCTGCACAGCTACGAGTTCTCCTACGCCGGGCGCGGCACCGCGGGCCTCGACCGGGCCACGCCCCCGACGCCCGGCGCAGCGCCGGCGGAACCGGGCACCCGCCGCGACCACGCGCCCGGCGCGTACGCCCAACTGGTCCGCCGCGCCAAGGAACGGTTCCACCGCGGCGACCTCTTCGAGGTCGTGCCCGGCCAGAGCTTCCACCGCCGCGCCGGCGCGCCGCCCGCGGAGGTCTTCCGCAGGCTGCGGACCCGCAACCCGGCACCGTACGGCCTGCTGATGAACCTGGCCGACGGCGAGCACCTCGTCGGGGCGTCACCGGAGATGTTCGTCCGGGTCGACCCCCGCGCCCGCACGGTCGAGTCCTGCCCCATCAGCGGCACCATCGCCCGCGGCCGCGACCCCCTGGAGGACGCCGAGCAGATCCGCACCCTGCTCGGCTCCGCGAAGGAGGAGTCGGAGCTGACGATGTGCACGGACGTGGACCGCAACGACAAGGCCCGCGTGTGCGTCCCCGGCAGCGTCGAGGTCCTCGCCCGCCGCCAGATCGAGCCCTACTCCCGGCTCATCCACACCGTCGACCACGTCCGTGGCCGGCTGCGCCCCGACCGGGACGCCCTGGACGCGTTCCTGACACACATGTGGGCGGTCACCGTCACCGGGGCACCCAAGCGGGCCGCGGTCGCCTTCATCGAGGAGCACGAGCGCAGCCCGCGCCGCTGGTACGGGGGCGCGGTCGGCCGGATCGGCTTCGACGGCGCCCTGGAGACCGCGCTCACCCTGCGCACCATCCAGATCCGCGGCGGGGTAGCCACCGTACGGGCGGGTGCCACGCTGCTGTTCGACTCCGATCCGCAGGCCGAGGAGGACGAGACCGTCCTCAAGGCCGCCGCGCTGCTGGACGCGGTGGAGAACGCGGGCGACCCCGGGAAGGCGGACGGCGGGGAACACGCGCAGGACGGTCCGGGCGGCGGGGCGGCACGGCCTGTCACGCCCGGGCGGTGGGCGGGCGACGCCCCGGGCACCGGCCGGCCCCCGCGCGTGCTGCTCGTGGACCACCAGGACTCCTTCGTCCACATGCTCGCCGACTACGTCCGCCAGACCGGTGCCGAGGTGGTCACCTACCGCGCGGGCTTCCCCCTGGAACTGCTCGACGCCGAGAAGCCGGACCTGCTGCTCCTCGCGCCGGGGCCCGGCCGTCCGGCCGACTTCGGCATGTCCGGCGTGCTGGACGCGGCGCTGCTGCGCGGCATACCGGTGTTCGGCGTGTGCCTGGGGCTGCAGGGCATCGTGGAGTACTTCGGCGGAACGCTCGGCACCCTCCCGCAGCCGCTGCACGGCAAGCCGTCGCCGGTGGAGGTGGTGGCAGGCGGCGGAACGCTCTTCCGGAACCTGCCCGCGCGGTTCAGCGCGGGGCGCTACCACTCTCTGTACGCCGATCCGCGCACGCTGCCCGCTCAGCTGCGGGTGACGGCGCGGACGGCCGACGGCACGGTGATGGGCGTCGAACACCGCACGCTGCCCATCGCGGCCATCCAGTTCCATCCGGAATCGATCATGACGATGGCGGAGGGCACCGGACACATCCTCGTCGCCAACGCCGTCGCCGGCCTGGGCCGCCGCGCGCCGGCCGCCGCCGCGACCGTGACCGCGACCGCGACCGCGGGGAGCGTGCGATGA